From the genome of Streptomyces sp. NBC_01116, one region includes:
- a CDS encoding right-handed parallel beta-helix repeat-containing protein → MRTRSPLTALLAAALAAGGLTLAGAGTANAAVIDVSTAAQLKSALTTVSPGDTIRLADGTYTGNFKATRPGASGARITLTGSSSAVLTAGGGYGLHLNGASYWTVQGITLKGGQKGIMTDAANGVVIDAVTVHDLDMEGVHFRKSSKDGVLKNSRIYDTGQNGRGMGEGVYVGSAGDLSDRSDNAQILNNTIGPDVGGESIDIKEGTTGARIIGNTFDGHGLTGANYDDSWVDVKGNNVLVEGNKGSRTTNNGYETHTQQSGWGCGTVFRGNSSNLSGATGDKQLAINVTNNSSGCRTTVYASNTVSGGKGLTNIAVTP, encoded by the coding sequence ATGCGCACCCGCTCCCCCCTCACCGCCCTGCTCGCCGCCGCCCTGGCCGCCGGCGGCCTCACCCTGGCCGGCGCCGGGACCGCGAACGCCGCGGTCATCGACGTCAGCACCGCGGCCCAGCTCAAGTCGGCGCTCACCACCGTCTCCCCCGGTGACACGATCCGGCTCGCCGACGGCACGTACACCGGGAACTTCAAGGCCACCCGGCCCGGCGCCTCCGGAGCACGGATCACCCTCACCGGCTCCAGCAGCGCGGTCCTGACCGCGGGCGGCGGCTACGGGCTGCACCTGAACGGCGCCTCGTACTGGACCGTCCAGGGCATCACCCTCAAGGGCGGCCAGAAGGGCATCATGACCGACGCGGCGAACGGCGTCGTCATCGACGCGGTGACCGTGCACGACCTCGACATGGAAGGCGTCCACTTCCGTAAGTCCAGCAAGGACGGCGTCCTGAAGAACTCCCGGATCTACGACACCGGGCAGAACGGGCGCGGCATGGGCGAGGGCGTGTACGTCGGTTCGGCCGGGGACCTCTCCGACCGCAGCGACAACGCGCAGATCCTGAACAACACCATCGGCCCGGACGTCGGCGGCGAGAGCATCGACATCAAGGAGGGCACGACCGGCGCGAGGATCATCGGCAACACCTTCGACGGCCACGGACTGACCGGGGCCAACTACGACGACTCCTGGGTCGACGTGAAGGGCAACAACGTCCTGGTGGAGGGCAACAAGGGGTCCCGCACCACCAACAACGGCTACGAGACGCACACCCAGCAGAGCGGCTGGGGCTGCGGCACCGTCTTCCGGGGCAACTCCTCGAACCTCTCCGGAGCCACCGGCGACAAGCAGCTCGCCATCAACGTCACCAACAACAGCTCCGGTTGCCGCACCACCGTCTACGCCAGCAACACCGTCAGCGGCGGCAAGGGGCTCACGAACATCGCCGTCACCCCGTAG
- a CDS encoding SNF2-related protein, whose product MTARTREDEPRDTEDTFRTADAGRLLRCAAVFLPGQVPRDGRVAFWDPVAGADPWHHAAAQGRTGTPFGYAETSARPDSVPCTTAPLTVVRPDPAAGPGSVRAVATPAALLSVADALPLLVRARHQGSAHPATRCWGAAALHALQLVARGRLLPGLTADGHDAWRAGPRDAEDVAHLRAVAAALPPEGHAAPVPGSAPPRLPDPEVLIGAFLDAVADTLPRTPAAAFAMGAPFAAREAQHLPHAAAWAVEVASGLDAGVRISLRLDLSAYELFDTADSYAVTAAREEAETDGGPARPEHPDDPAVRHAAAAVVQVHSLADPTYVVDAAALWHGAAGEPFGPRARVDAVLALRRAARVWAPLERLLGQPAPDVLAITEDELYELLSDAGSRLAAAGVEVHWPRELARSLTATAVVRPAPGSATDGTSFFDAEHLFAFDWQLSLGEERLTEAEMDTLAEAHRPVVRLRDQWVVVDPALVRKARKRELGLLDPVDALAVALTGSAEVDGERVDAVPAGALAALRTRILAQDTTIAPPPGLDATLRDYQLRGLAWLDRMTSLGLGGCLADDMGLGKTITLIALHLHRAHPAPTLVVCPASLLGNWHREINRFAPGVPVRRFHGTDRTLSDPDGGFVLTTYGTMRSSAPRLAEQSWGLVVADEAQHVKNPHSSTAKALRTIPAPARVALTGTPVENNLSELWALLDWTTPGLLGPLKAFRARHARIVENTGTAAGLGNEEAVERLSRLVRPFLLRRKKSDPGIAPELPPKTETDHPVSLTREQATLYEAAVRETMAQIEAAEGIARRGLVMKLLTSLKQICNHPAQYLKEEPTRLTGRSGKLALLDELLDTILSEDGSVLIFTQYVAMAKLLSAHLASRAIPSQLLHGGTPVAERERMVDRFQSAEVPVFLLSLKAAGTGLNLTRAAHVVHFDRWWNPAVEEQATDRAYRIGQTQPVQVHRIIAEGTVEDRIAELLESKRVLADAVLGSGESALTELSDRDLADLVSLRRPA is encoded by the coding sequence ATGACGGCACGGACCCGGGAGGACGAGCCGCGGGACACCGAGGACACCTTCCGTACCGCCGACGCCGGACGCCTGCTGCGCTGCGCGGCGGTCTTCCTGCCCGGCCAGGTGCCCAGGGACGGCCGCGTCGCCTTCTGGGACCCGGTCGCGGGCGCCGACCCGTGGCACCACGCCGCCGCGCAGGGGCGGACCGGCACGCCCTTCGGGTACGCGGAGACCTCCGCCCGCCCCGACTCCGTCCCGTGCACCACCGCCCCGCTCACCGTCGTCCGGCCGGACCCGGCGGCGGGCCCCGGGAGCGTCCGCGCCGTGGCGACGCCCGCGGCTCTGCTGTCCGTCGCCGACGCGCTGCCCCTGCTCGTCCGGGCGCGTCACCAGGGCTCCGCCCATCCCGCCACCCGCTGCTGGGGCGCGGCCGCGCTGCACGCCCTCCAGCTCGTCGCCCGCGGCAGGCTCCTCCCCGGACTCACGGCCGACGGCCACGACGCCTGGCGGGCGGGCCCGAGGGACGCCGAGGACGTCGCGCATCTGCGGGCGGTCGCCGCCGCCCTGCCGCCCGAGGGACACGCGGCGCCCGTCCCCGGTTCCGCGCCGCCCCGGCTCCCCGACCCCGAGGTCCTGATCGGGGCGTTCCTGGACGCCGTCGCCGACACCCTGCCGCGCACGCCCGCCGCGGCGTTCGCGATGGGCGCGCCGTTCGCCGCCCGCGAGGCCCAGCACCTGCCCCATGCCGCGGCCTGGGCCGTGGAGGTCGCCTCGGGCCTGGACGCGGGCGTGCGGATCTCGCTGCGCCTGGACCTCTCCGCGTACGAGCTGTTCGACACCGCCGACTCCTACGCGGTCACGGCCGCCCGCGAGGAGGCGGAGACCGACGGGGGACCCGCGCGGCCGGAGCACCCGGACGACCCGGCGGTCCGGCACGCCGCCGCTGCCGTCGTCCAGGTCCACAGCCTCGCCGACCCGACGTACGTGGTGGACGCGGCCGCCCTCTGGCACGGCGCGGCGGGCGAGCCGTTCGGGCCGCGGGCCCGCGTCGACGCGGTGCTGGCACTGCGTCGCGCCGCCCGCGTCTGGGCCCCGCTGGAACGGCTGCTGGGGCAGCCCGCCCCTGATGTGCTCGCGATCACCGAGGACGAGCTGTACGAGCTGCTGAGCGACGCGGGATCCCGGCTGGCCGCCGCCGGGGTCGAGGTGCACTGGCCGCGCGAGCTGGCCCGTTCCCTCACCGCGACCGCCGTCGTGCGGCCCGCGCCCGGATCGGCCACCGACGGCACGTCCTTCTTCGACGCCGAGCACCTCTTCGCCTTCGACTGGCAGCTGTCCCTGGGCGAGGAGCGGCTGACCGAAGCCGAGATGGACACCCTGGCCGAGGCCCACCGCCCGGTGGTGCGGCTGCGCGACCAGTGGGTGGTCGTCGACCCCGCCCTCGTACGCAAGGCACGCAAGCGGGAGCTGGGACTCCTGGACCCGGTGGACGCGCTCGCCGTCGCCCTCACCGGCAGCGCGGAGGTGGACGGCGAGCGGGTGGACGCCGTCCCCGCCGGGGCGCTGGCCGCCCTCCGTACGCGGATCCTCGCCCAGGACACCACGATCGCGCCCCCGCCCGGCCTCGACGCGACCCTGCGCGACTACCAACTGCGCGGTCTGGCCTGGCTGGACCGGATGACCTCGCTCGGGCTCGGCGGCTGCCTCGCCGACGACATGGGCCTCGGCAAGACGATCACCCTCATCGCCCTCCATCTGCACCGGGCGCACCCCGCGCCCACCCTGGTGGTCTGCCCCGCCTCCCTCCTCGGCAACTGGCACCGCGAGATCAACCGCTTCGCCCCCGGCGTCCCCGTGCGCCGCTTCCACGGCACAGACCGCACCCTGAGCGACCCGGACGGCGGCTTCGTCCTCACCACCTACGGCACGATGCGCTCCAGCGCCCCCCGGCTCGCCGAGCAGAGCTGGGGCCTGGTCGTCGCCGACGAGGCGCAGCACGTCAAGAATCCGCACTCCTCCACGGCCAAGGCGCTGCGCACCATCCCCGCCCCGGCCCGGGTCGCCCTCACCGGCACCCCCGTCGAGAACAACCTCTCCGAGCTCTGGGCGCTCCTCGACTGGACCACACCCGGACTGCTCGGCCCGCTCAAGGCGTTCCGCGCCCGGCACGCCCGGATCGTGGAGAACACCGGCACCGCCGCGGGCCTGGGCAACGAGGAGGCGGTGGAGCGGCTGTCCCGGCTGGTGCGGCCCTTCCTCCTGCGGCGCAAGAAGTCCGACCCCGGCATCGCTCCCGAGCTGCCGCCCAAGACGGAGACCGACCACCCCGTCTCCCTCACCCGCGAACAGGCCACGCTCTACGAGGCGGCCGTCCGCGAGACGATGGCGCAGATCGAGGCGGCGGAGGGCATCGCCCGGCGGGGCCTCGTCATGAAGCTGCTGACCTCGCTCAAGCAGATCTGCAACCACCCCGCCCAGTATCTGAAGGAGGAGCCCACCCGGCTCACGGGCCGCTCCGGCAAGCTCGCCCTCCTCGACGAGCTGCTCGACACGATCCTGTCCGAGGACGGCTCGGTCCTGATCTTCACCCAGTACGTGGCGATGGCGAAGCTCCTCTCCGCGCACCTCGCCTCCCGCGCGATCCCCTCCCAGCTCCTCCACGGCGGCACACCGGTGGCCGAGCGGGAGCGGATGGTGGACCGCTTCCAGTCCGCGGAGGTCCCCGTCTTCCTGCTCTCCCTCAAGGCGGCCGGCACCGGGCTGAACCTGACCCGCGCCGCCCATGTCGTCCACTTCGACCGCTGGTGGAACCCCGCCGTGGAGGAGCAGGCCACCGACCGGGCGTACCGCATCGGCCAGACCCAGCCCGTGCAGGTCCACCGGATCATCGCGGAGGGCACCGTGGAGGACCGGATCGCCGAGCTGCTGGAGTCCAAGCGGGTCCTGGCCGACGCGGTGCTCGGCAGCGGCGAGAGCGCCCTGACCGAGCTGAGCGACCGTGACCTCGCCGACCTCGTATCGC
- a CDS encoding class I SAM-dependent methyltransferase translates to MSQEIHGTYSAEPAEPPEPEATRRAADEAESSRASRGWWDRNADEYQSDHGGFLGDDRFVWGPEGLDEADAALLGPAASLKGLDVLEIGAGAAQCSRWLAGQGARPVALDLSHRQLQHALRIGGDVPLVEADAGRLPFRDGSFDLACSAYGAVPFVADPVRVFREVHRVLRPGGRWVFSVTHPIRWAFPDEPGPEGLSVAASYFDRVPYVEQGEDGDAVYVEHHRTLGDRVRDVVAGGFRLVDLVEPEWPAWNDQEWGGWSPLRGNLIPGTAIFVCERG, encoded by the coding sequence ATGAGCCAAGAGATCCACGGGACCTACTCCGCAGAACCCGCGGAGCCGCCGGAGCCGGAGGCCACGCGCCGCGCGGCGGACGAGGCGGAGAGCAGCCGGGCCAGCCGCGGCTGGTGGGACCGGAACGCCGACGAGTACCAGAGCGACCACGGCGGTTTCCTGGGGGACGACCGCTTCGTCTGGGGTCCGGAAGGACTCGACGAGGCGGACGCCGCCCTGCTGGGGCCCGCCGCCTCCCTCAAGGGCCTCGACGTCCTGGAGATCGGCGCCGGGGCCGCCCAGTGCTCGCGCTGGCTGGCCGGGCAGGGCGCCCGCCCGGTCGCGCTCGACCTCTCCCACCGCCAGCTCCAGCACGCGCTGCGGATCGGCGGGGACGTCCCGCTCGTCGAGGCCGACGCGGGCCGGCTCCCGTTCCGGGACGGGTCCTTCGACCTGGCCTGCTCCGCGTACGGGGCGGTGCCGTTCGTCGCCGACCCGGTGCGGGTCTTCCGCGAGGTCCACCGGGTGCTGCGGCCCGGCGGGCGCTGGGTGTTCTCCGTGACGCACCCGATCCGCTGGGCCTTCCCGGACGAGCCCGGACCCGAGGGGCTGTCCGTCGCCGCCTCCTACTTCGACCGCGTCCCCTACGTGGAGCAGGGCGAGGACGGCGACGCCGTCTACGTGGAACACCACCGCACGCTGGGCGACCGGGTCCGGGACGTGGTGGCCGGCGGCTTCCGGCTGGTCGACCTGGTCGAACCGGAATGGCCCGCCTGGAACGACCAGGAGTGGGGCGGCTGGTCCCCGCTGCGCGGCAACCTGATCCCGGGCACGGCGATCTTCGTCTGCGAGCGGGGCTGA
- a CDS encoding DUF6343 family protein: MRTGSEPATARSPLRMRLWLSLWGLLWTLFGVVAFSLTGRPGWAAACGVVLLLAILDLGVITYRMRQGPRYQPGRDVPPYEPGHGRPRGPGPDGGRRNGGRAGPSTGRG, translated from the coding sequence ATGCGTACCGGCAGTGAACCCGCGACCGCCCGCAGTCCGCTGCGGATGCGGCTCTGGCTGAGCCTGTGGGGCCTGCTCTGGACCCTCTTCGGCGTGGTGGCGTTCTCGCTGACCGGACGGCCGGGCTGGGCGGCGGCCTGCGGCGTGGTGCTGCTGCTCGCGATCCTGGACCTCGGCGTGATCACGTACCGGATGCGCCAGGGCCCGCGCTACCAGCCGGGCCGTGACGTCCCGCCGTACGAGCCGGGCCACGGCCGTCCGCGCGGGCCGGGGCCGGACGGCGGCCGGCGGAACGGAGGGCGGGCGGGCCCTTCCACCGGGCGCGGCTAG
- a CDS encoding slipin family protein — MVEGLVIALVVVLCAGALYVASGARVIRQYERGVVLRLGRLREDVRLPGFTMVVPGIDRLRKVNMQIVTMPVPAQDGITRDNVTVRVDAVIYFKVVDPTNAVIAVEDYRFAVSQMAQTSLRSIIGKSDLDDLLSNREKLNQGLEVMIDSPAVSWGVQIDRVEIKDVSLPETMKRSMARQAEADRERRARVINADAELQASKKLAQAAGEMSAQPAALQLRLLQTVVAVAAEKNSTLVLPFPVELLRFLERAQQQPAAEAGQDEPSAPFVPAALRGPAAAPARTVPAAAPAPAAPPVAEQPLAHH; from the coding sequence ATGGTCGAGGGCCTGGTGATCGCGTTGGTGGTGGTGCTCTGCGCCGGGGCGCTGTACGTGGCTTCGGGGGCGCGGGTGATCCGGCAGTACGAGCGCGGTGTGGTGCTGCGGCTCGGCAGGCTGCGCGAGGACGTGCGGCTGCCGGGCTTCACGATGGTCGTGCCGGGGATCGACCGGCTGCGCAAGGTCAACATGCAGATCGTCACCATGCCGGTGCCCGCCCAGGACGGCATCACCCGGGACAACGTCACCGTCCGCGTGGACGCCGTCATCTACTTCAAGGTGGTCGACCCGACGAACGCCGTCATCGCGGTGGAGGACTACCGGTTCGCCGTCTCGCAGATGGCCCAGACCTCGCTCCGGTCGATCATCGGCAAGAGCGACCTGGACGATCTGCTGTCCAACCGCGAGAAGCTGAACCAGGGGCTGGAGGTCATGATCGACAGCCCCGCGGTCAGCTGGGGCGTGCAGATCGACCGGGTCGAGATCAAGGACGTCTCGCTGCCGGAGACCATGAAGCGGTCCATGGCCCGCCAGGCCGAGGCCGACCGGGAGCGGCGGGCCAGGGTGATCAACGCCGACGCGGAGCTCCAGGCCTCGAAGAAGCTGGCGCAGGCGGCCGGCGAGATGTCCGCCCAGCCCGCGGCGCTCCAGCTGAGGCTGCTCCAGACCGTGGTCGCCGTCGCGGCGGAGAAGAACTCCACGCTGGTGCTGCCCTTCCCGGTGGAGCTGCTCCGCTTCCTGGAGCGAGCGCAGCAGCAGCCGGCGGCGGAGGCGGGGCAGGACGAGCCCTCCGCCCCGTTCGTACCCGCTGCCCTCCGCGGCCCGGCCGCGGCCCCCGCCCGGACCGTGCCGGCCGCCGCCCCCGCCCCGGCCGCACCGCCCGTGGCGGAGCAGCCACTCGCCCATCACTGA
- the rpsA gene encoding 30S ribosomal protein S1, with protein sequence MTSSTETTATTPQVAVNDIGDADAFLAAIDETIKYFNDGDIVDGVIVKVDRDEVLLDIGYKTEGVIPSRELSIKHDVDPNEVVKVGDEIEALVLQKEDKEGRLILSKKRAQYERAWGTIEKIKEEDGIVTGTVIEVVKGGLILDIGLRGFLPASLVEMRRVRDLQPYVGKELEAKIIELDKNRNNVVLSRRAWLEQTQSEVRQTFLTTLQKGQVRSGVVSSIVNFGAFVDLGGVDGLVHVSELSWKHIDHPSEVVEVGQEVTVEVLDVDMDRERVSLSLKATQEDPWQQFARTHQIGQVVPGKVTKLVPFGAFVRVDEGIEGLVHISELAERHVEIPEQVVQVNDEIFVKVIDIDLERRRISLSLKQANESFGGDPASVEFDPTLYGMAASYDDQGNYIYPEGFDPETNDWLEGFEAQREVWETQYAEAQTRFEQHQAQVIKSREADEAAAAEGAAAPAGAAPAASGGSGGGGGGSYSSESADNSGALASDEALAALREKLAGGQS encoded by the coding sequence ATGACGAGCAGCACCGAGACCACCGCCACCACTCCGCAGGTTGCGGTCAACGACATCGGCGACGCGGACGCGTTCCTCGCGGCGATCGACGAGACGATCAAGTACTTCAACGACGGCGACATCGTTGACGGTGTCATCGTCAAGGTTGACCGGGACGAAGTTCTCCTCGACATCGGTTACAAGACCGAAGGTGTCATCCCGAGCCGCGAGCTCTCGATCAAGCACGACGTCGACCCGAACGAGGTCGTCAAGGTCGGCGACGAGATCGAGGCCCTGGTTCTCCAGAAGGAGGACAAGGAAGGCCGCCTGATTCTCTCGAAGAAGCGCGCTCAGTACGAGCGTGCCTGGGGCACCATCGAGAAGATCAAGGAAGAGGACGGCATCGTCACCGGTACCGTCATCGAGGTCGTCAAGGGTGGTCTCATCCTCGACATCGGCCTCCGTGGCTTCCTGCCGGCGTCGCTCGTCGAGATGCGTCGCGTCCGCGACCTCCAGCCCTACGTGGGCAAGGAGCTCGAGGCCAAGATCATCGAGCTGGACAAGAACCGCAACAACGTGGTCCTGTCCCGCCGTGCCTGGCTCGAGCAGACCCAGTCCGAGGTTCGCCAGACGTTCCTCACGACCCTCCAGAAGGGTCAGGTCCGCTCCGGCGTCGTCTCCTCGATCGTCAACTTCGGTGCCTTCGTGGACCTGGGTGGCGTCGACGGTCTCGTGCACGTCTCCGAGCTGTCCTGGAAGCACATCGACCACCCCTCCGAGGTTGTCGAGGTCGGCCAGGAAGTCACCGTCGAGGTCCTCGACGTCGACATGGACCGCGAGCGCGTCTCCCTGTCGCTCAAGGCGACGCAGGAAGACCCGTGGCAGCAGTTCGCCCGGACGCACCAGATCGGTCAGGTCGTCCCGGGTAAGGTCACCAAGCTCGTTCCCTTCGGTGCGTTCGTCCGCGTCGACGAGGGCATCGAGGGTCTGGTCCACATCTCCGAGCTGGCCGAGCGCCACGTGGAGATCCCGGAGCAGGTCGTCCAGGTCAACGACGAGATCTTCGTCAAGGTCATCGACATCGACCTCGAGCGTCGTCGCATCAGCCTCTCGCTGAAGCAGGCCAACGAGTCCTTCGGTGGCGACCCGGCCTCGGTCGAGTTCGACCCGACGCTGTACGGCATGGCCGCGTCGTACGACGACCAGGGCAACTACATCTACCCCGAGGGCTTCGACCCCGAGACCAACGACTGGCTCGAGGGCTTCGAGGCGCAGCGCGAGGTCTGGGAGACCCAGTACGCCGAGGCGCAGACGCGCTTCGAGCAGCACCAGGCCCAGGTCATCAAGTCCCGCGAGGCCGACGAGGCTGCTGCGGCCGAGGGCGCTGCTGCCCCGGCCGGCGCTGCTCCGGCCGCCTCCGGTGGCAGCGGTGGCGGTGGCGGCGGCTCCTACTCCTCGGAGTCGGCGGACAACTCCGGCGCCCTGGCGTCGGACGAGGCCCTTGCCGCGCTGCGCGAGAAGCTCGCGGGCGGCCAGAGCTGA
- a CDS encoding tetratricopeptide repeat protein: protein MPERNPQTHVIDFRAAERLLDARDPRGAVKLLDSVIAAHPENTAARLLRARAFFAAAQLRPAELEFELVLEREPDNAFAHFALARTFERAGRPEQATRHFRLAAALDPKPEYLRAAKFDERA, encoded by the coding sequence GTGCCAGAGAGGAATCCGCAGACCCACGTCATCGACTTCCGCGCGGCCGAGCGACTGCTCGACGCCCGGGACCCCCGGGGTGCCGTCAAGCTCCTCGACTCGGTGATCGCCGCGCATCCGGAGAACACCGCCGCCCGGCTGCTCCGGGCCCGCGCCTTCTTTGCCGCCGCCCAACTGCGCCCCGCCGAGCTGGAGTTCGAGCTGGTGCTGGAGCGCGAGCCGGACAACGCGTTCGCCCACTTCGCGCTGGCCCGCACCTTCGAGCGGGCCGGTCGCCCCGAGCAGGCGACCCGGCACTTCCGCCTGGCGGCGGCGCTCGACCCGAAGCCGGAGTACCTGCGGGCCGCGAAGTTCGACGAGCGGGCCTGA
- a CDS encoding class I SAM-dependent methyltransferase, whose translation MSESLVREGYEGTGPGAITPDGCAVELYRRLSVGEEPDVIASVAPAGASILELGCGAGRVTHPLVRRGFGVTAVDESPEMLEEIVGARRVRSPIETLDLGGERFDVVLLGSFLVHAGEHRVRDGMLRVCRAHVRDDGIVLLQREGAAHRSELPWERTDPSGGLIRIVSADPVGDGVRSVRAEYHFDDARWTQTFLSRELSDEDLIRHLATAGLTLDRTLTDDGTWLLARPVL comes from the coding sequence ATGAGCGAATCACTGGTACGTGAGGGGTACGAAGGGACCGGGCCCGGAGCCATCACGCCGGACGGGTGCGCTGTCGAGCTGTACCGCCGGCTGTCCGTCGGCGAGGAGCCGGACGTGATCGCGAGCGTGGCCCCCGCCGGGGCGAGCATTCTCGAACTGGGCTGCGGGGCGGGCCGGGTGACGCATCCGCTGGTGCGGCGCGGGTTCGGTGTGACGGCGGTCGACGAGTCGCCGGAGATGCTGGAGGAGATCGTCGGGGCGCGCAGGGTGCGGAGCCCCATCGAGACGCTGGACCTGGGCGGCGAGCGGTTCGACGTGGTGCTGCTCGGCTCCTTCCTGGTCCACGCGGGCGAGCACCGGGTGCGCGACGGGATGCTGCGCGTCTGCCGCGCCCACGTACGGGACGACGGGATCGTCCTCCTCCAGCGCGAGGGAGCGGCGCACCGCTCGGAGCTGCCGTGGGAGCGGACCGATCCCTCCGGCGGTCTGATCCGGATCGTCTCCGCGGATCCGGTGGGCGACGGCGTGCGCTCGGTGCGCGCGGAGTATCACTTCGACGACGCGCGGTGGACGCAGACCTTCCTGTCGCGGGAGCTGTCCGACGAGGACCTCATCCGGCACCTGGCGACGGCCGGGCTGACCCTGGACCGCACCCTCACCGACGACGGCACCTGGCTGCTGGCCCGGCCCGTGCTCTGA
- the coaE gene encoding dephospho-CoA kinase: protein MLKVGLTGGIGAGKSEVSRLLVTYGAVLIDSDRIAREVVEPGTPGLAAVVEEFGPDVLTAEGALDRPALGALVFADAGRLAALNAIVHPLVGARAAERERAAPEDAVVVHDVPLLVENGLAPLYDLVVVVDASAETQLHRLVTLRGMTESDARARMAAQATREQRRAVADRIVDNDGPLEALEPQVRAVWEELVRRAAAR from the coding sequence ATGCTGAAAGTGGGCCTGACCGGCGGCATCGGCGCCGGCAAGAGCGAAGTGTCGCGGCTGCTCGTCACGTACGGCGCCGTCCTGATCGACTCCGACCGGATCGCCCGTGAGGTCGTCGAGCCCGGTACGCCCGGACTCGCGGCCGTCGTCGAGGAGTTCGGGCCGGACGTCCTGACCGCCGAAGGCGCTCTGGACCGCCCGGCGCTCGGCGCGCTCGTCTTCGCCGACGCCGGGCGGCTGGCCGCGCTCAACGCGATCGTCCACCCGCTGGTCGGCGCCCGAGCGGCCGAACGGGAACGGGCGGCTCCCGAGGACGCCGTCGTCGTCCACGACGTCCCCCTCCTCGTGGAGAACGGGCTCGCCCCCTTGTACGACCTGGTCGTGGTCGTCGACGCCTCCGCCGAGACCCAGCTCCACCGGCTCGTCACGCTGCGCGGAATGACGGAGTCCGACGCCCGTGCCAGGATGGCCGCACAGGCCACCCGCGAGCAGCGCCGGGCCGTCGCCGACCGGATCGTGGACAACGACGGGCCGCTGGAGGCGCTGGAACCGCAGGTCCGCGCGGTCTGGGAGGAGTTGGTCCGCAGGGCCGCCGCCCGCTGA
- a CDS encoding PAC2 family protein, which translates to MPDPQSLYEWEPKGLAVVDMALAQESAGLVMLYHFDGYIDAGETGEQIVDGLLETLPHQVVARFDHDRLVDYRARRPLLTFRRDRWTSFEAPTLEVRVVQDATGAPFLLLSGPEPDVEWERFAAAVEQIVERLGVRLAVNFHGIPMGVPHTRPVGITPHGNRTDLMPGHRSPFDEAQVPGSAEALVEYRLMESGHDVLGVATHVPHYVARSSYPDAALTALEAITAATGLVLPALAHSLRTEAHRTQTEIDRQIGQGDEELVTLVEGLEHQYDAVAGSETRGNLVAEPVDLPSADEIGREFERFLAEREGEG; encoded by the coding sequence GTGCCTGATCCGCAGAGTTTGTACGAATGGGAGCCGAAGGGCCTGGCCGTCGTCGACATGGCGCTGGCCCAGGAGTCGGCCGGCCTGGTCATGCTCTACCACTTCGACGGCTACATCGACGCGGGCGAGACCGGCGAGCAGATCGTCGACGGCCTGCTCGAAACGCTGCCGCACCAGGTCGTCGCGCGCTTCGACCACGACCGGCTCGTCGACTACCGCGCACGGCGCCCCCTGCTCACCTTCCGGCGCGACCGCTGGACGTCCTTCGAGGCCCCCACCCTGGAGGTGCGGGTGGTCCAGGACGCCACCGGAGCCCCCTTCCTGCTGCTGTCGGGCCCGGAGCCGGACGTGGAGTGGGAGCGGTTCGCCGCCGCCGTCGAGCAGATCGTCGAGCGCCTCGGCGTCCGGCTCGCGGTGAATTTCCACGGCATCCCGATGGGCGTCCCGCACACCCGCCCCGTCGGCATCACCCCGCACGGCAACCGCACCGACCTGATGCCCGGCCACCGCAGCCCCTTCGACGAGGCCCAGGTGCCCGGTTCGGCCGAAGCCCTCGTCGAGTACCGGCTGATGGAGTCCGGCCACGACGTCCTCGGCGTCGCCACGCACGTCCCGCACTATGTCGCCAGGTCCTCCTACCCGGACGCGGCGTTGACCGCGCTGGAGGCGATCACCGCGGCGACCGGTCTCGTGCTGCCCGCGCTCGCGCACTCCCTGCGCACCGAGGCGCACCGCACCCAGACCGAGATCGACCGGCAGATCGGCCAGGGCGACGAGGAGCTGGTCACCCTCGTCGAGGGCCTGGAGCACCAGTACGACGCCGTCGCCGGCTCCGAGACGCGCGGCAACCTCGTCGCCGAGCCGGTCGACCTGCCGTCCGCCGACGAGATCGGCCGCGAGTTCGAACGCTTCCTCGCCGAGCGGGAGGGCGAGGGCTGA